TTCTGAAGTTTAATCTTTCATTTAATAGCCATGAAGTCCTGAAACTGTGTCGATGTGTGAGAGTTCATGTgtgattaaaataaataaatgagtagCACTTCTGACTCCCATATACAAAttgccttggggggggggggtaaaatcCTTGGGTCCACCAACTTCCTCACTGTgtatccctctgtctccccctctcccctaatTCATGACTGAACCCATCTCACTAAGATGACAACACATGAAAGGAGAATGGAACATCTGCTGACCTGGCTCCTTCTTCTCTCGTTTGACCCGGGGGGCCTTGGGCttggctggggttggggctggtgtATTAGAGGAGGAGTTGAGGGAGTTCTCCCCTGTTCCTCCGTCTGATCCCAGTACTCCCATCTCATCATCAAACTCCAGCTTCATCACCAGGTCCGCATCACCCtgagaggacaacacacacacaatgatatgtCATGTCTACAGCCTGAAAACACACTGAGACCTGCGCAAACAATGGAGTTTTATTTTGTGATGGAGTTATACAGCTGAACTAAGCTCATAAGGCATTGATAAGTGATATTCTTCAGGAATCAATGGGTATAAATTAACAAATTAAATGAGTGAAATTGTCATAAAATACCACAGACTGGGCCTTTAATAATGAGGCATAATCCATTTTAAAACCAAAATGTGTTACCTTCTTCTTCTTGGTCATCTTCTTGGAGGCGTCAGTCTTCATGGCCTGTGTGATGGTGGGTACGACCCTGCGGCCGTACAGCGAGGGTAACGTCTCCTCCAGGTGGAGTTTCTTCACCTTGGGCTTGCCCACCTTGCCCTTCACCAGCTTGGTGCCTTTACCTGCACATATGTCTGCCTGCTCCTGGGCCTCGATTTTCTGTCACACAGACGGGGAGAGAATTTACCCGTCACGTTTTGTAAATCGTGTAAGTCACTTATATTGAGGTGACATCAATGTTGACGGTTTACAATGAAAGGAGATAATAAAAGCCAAACAAAATAAATGACTTTTCTACAAATAGATCTGGCTTTAGTAAGGCCAGGAGAAAGAAACCCTGAAGGTAACCGACCTCCTCAACAAAAGCAGGTATAAATCACAGTGGTCTCTTCTTAAGCAGTGACTCAGATGAGTGGCACCACTACATGTAGAGCTAGTAGAACTCACATCCAGTTCTTCAATGAAGACCGCCAGGTCCTCCTTCCACAGGTCCTCTGGAGACTTCCTCTGCAGCTCATTCAACTCTCCTTTCTGttgaacaacacacactcagttgATAAAGGATGTGGTGCTAGCAacaccaaggttgtgggttcatttCCCGCCAGGACCACATACATATACTACAAAAGTACTGATATGCCCTTACTATGCCCCAagaacagaacacacacaacCGTTAGAAGACCTTGCCTACTTGTGTAATGTTGCTGCATATTAATAGCCTTTTGGGGACGATAAAGATCTATGGAATCGAAGTCCTTGACACCCTTCCTCTCTGAGTCAGTACCTTGATGTCTCTCTGTCGGAGCAGCTCGTCCACCTTCTCCTTGGACAGGCACCACAGAGGCATGTTGAGGATGTAGTTGAAGTTTGGTCCCGACGACGACCCAGAGTCCACAGAGCTGTCACTGTTGTTACCATCACGATCGTCCTCCTCCAGAGCCTATAGGGAGAGACCAGGAAGACATAGTCCCAATCAGAATACAAGGTATTGAAGTGTCAAGCAGTCTCAGCCAATCACAGGGCTGAATGGTGGACAGTGGCAGGAAGCTAACAGTACCTTTTCCTGTGCCTTGGTCCATGCCGCCACGGGGTCCGACTCAAAGCCTTTCTGCGCCAGCATCCTGATCAGTTCCCTCTTCGACTTGTTCTCTGTAGACAGACATGAATATATCAGTATTCTATACCAAATTGCAAACTGAAATAAAGAATCCTTCCCTTAGAGACATGCAGGTAAAATTCTCACCAATTGTGATCTTTCCTTCGATCTTCTCCAGCACAAATCGTGCCTGATTGGACAGTTTGGAAGCCTCCGCCCCCAGGCTCCCCACTAGCCAATCCTTCCTCAGCTTGTAGTAGTTCAACCGCAGCTCAAAGAACTCCTTGAGAATGTCCTGGACCGAGTCATACCTCTTCAGACAGCCCATGTGGTCAAACAACACCTGAGGGCAGAAACTTCTTCAGATACCTCTCCTTTCCACAATACAAACACTAAAACTGGTTAAAACCATGGAACACTTCAAAATGTTCTTCACTTTAAGATGAAACATTCATTCCAAAGAATCCCATCATCCCAGACAGATTCCTATAAGAGGAgtcctctatatacacacacaaaacagcaCTTCATCCaaacaggtgtgcataatgaatcAACAATGTGAGTCAATACAGGTATCAGTTCAACTCAAATACAGAGTAGGGACTCGTatagggcacaccgtagcaaaacgttttgcaacggataACGAAAATAAGCGTTTATCATTGGACAAGCTCAGGTCGTTTCTCCCCGTTTCAGTCCATGTTCTTAGTGAATAGGAGCCAGATTTGAAGAGGGGTACTAACCATGGAGTTGCAGGTGAGGCTGGACTGTAGCTTGAAGACTTTGTGTAGTCCAGCAGCCTCAGCCTGGGCCAGCTTCTCCTCTGACATGCGGACTACAAACTTGACGGTTTGGTCCGtgtggtactccttatagtcatTAATCAGAGCTGGAGTCTTCTCTGTCCCCTGGAGCATGGGCTCTAGTACCGACTCCTTGTaggcctggagggagggagatagagggagaaggagagagaggggaggagagaggaggggagagagggagggagggagggggcgcgaaagtggggagggagagaaagttcATTACAAAAACGAACAAACAATATCACAGCACAGAAACAACATGTCAATATATCCTTCATTCATTTCTGAATTCAGTCAAAGCAACAAGATGACCAGAAGtgctggacaggtgtgatgtatcCTGCAATAGTGTACCTGTGTCCAGGTGCGAACGGGCAGCTCAGTGATCTCAATGGTGTTCTTGTCCAGGACAGAGATCTCTCCACTGACCATGTACTGGTTCTGACCCAACTCATGGATCACTCCTTTAAAGTTCTTATAGCTGGGcagctgggagaggagagaggtaggaataCTCAGTCACCTGTTATTATGATACAGTACATGACCTACTCATTATAGGATTACATCTGATTATAACTGACCAACAGCAGACACAGAAAGTTGGTGGTTTATCCAATTCTACTCAAAAATGTGTTTTAGCAAAATGTTTTAATGTATAACGGTATCAATCTACACAAATATCTGGGTTGATATGTTTTCAGCAATAAAACCCTTACAACAGTGCTGCTTGTATGTCCAAGACACATTTCCCCTCTGGGACAATACAGTTGATCTTATCTTATGCAATCAATTAAGTTTCAAACTTCCAAATGTTCACCATGGGCAGAGGGTCCTGCATGTTGAGCATGCGATACAGGTTGTTGACTATCTCTCTGTGGTCGTAGTTGGGGATCTTGCAGGCCCAGCCCGTCCCGATGCCCTCGGCCCCGTTCACCAGCACCAAAGGGAGGATGGGGATGTACCACTCTGGCTCCACCTTCTGGTTGTCATCAAACAGGAACTTCAGCAGGCTGGAGTCCACCGCTGGGAACAACATCTTGGCCAGGGGACTGAGGAAGTCACATTACTTcataataaatacatgttttaagCATTTTGAGTGTGTTTCATGAAAGGTGATGTATAAACAAAGTTGACATTAAATGTATCattaaccatttttttttttttatcaaacagGTATTACTGCACTTCAGGATGGCCCATACAAATCATACAAGTAGTAGACTTATCAAAATTGCTAGCACAATTATGTTTTGACCTTTGACCCTAGGAGGCTTTACCTGAGCATGGTGAAGATGTAACGGGGGCTGGCAGCGTCCTTGCCCCCGTTGATGCGGGTACCAAACTGACCCAGCGGCTGCAGGATGTTCACGTTGTTGCTGCCCACAAAGTTCTGGGCCAAGTTCACAATCGTCATCAACAGGGATTGCTGGAtgatcacacacagaggcacacgtGTCAAAACAATGTTTTTGTACCCATTATCTGTAAACAGTATTGATTTAAAGTGGAAGATAACTACGTATATTTCCTATAGCTGTGTAAGTATATTTCCTATAGCTGTGTAAGTATATTTCCTATAGCTGTGTAAGTATATTTCCTATAGCTGTGTAAGTATATTTCCTATAGCTGTGTAAGTATATTTCCTATAGCTGTGTAAGTATATTTCCTATAGCTGTGTAAGTATATTTCCTATAGCTGTGTAAGTATATTTCCTATAGCTGTGTAAGTATATTTCCTATAGCTGTGTAAGTATATTTCCTATAGCTGTGTAAGTATATTTCCTATCGCTCTGTAAGTATATTTCCTATAGCTGTGTAAGTATATTTCCTATAGCTGTGTAAGTATATTTCCTATAGCTGTGTAAGTATATTTCCTATAGCTGTGTAAGTATATTTCCTATAGCTGTGTAAGTATATTTCCTATAGCTGTGTAAGAGTGTAGAACCTCTCCATGATGGTAGGCAGACATCTCTGCCACTGAACCAGCCAGCTGAGCCACCTTCACCTCCCTCTTATCATTCCTCTTCATACAGGTGAAGAGTACCTTTCTCTGACCTGGCTTCAGACCTGCACACAAGATATCATCAAAAGGGGAccaccccccaaacacacacacacacacacacacacacacacacacacacacacacacacacacgtcttcaaAAGGGCATCACAAGTGGACCGCAGGAGGAGTGGGTGTTGCAAcaaaacagctaatggggattgaaataaaaaaataattctaCACGCCATCATCAAAAGGAGACCACATCACACACATAAACAGAGCATCCAGAGGACAGTGAAGAATTCTGTTAATGACGAGTTTCCAGGCATTTCAGTTCCCTTAAACTTCAAAAGCCATTTgacaacaaacacaacaaaaGCTAGAAAGACAGAACGTCCAGGGAGCTAGCTAGTCTAGTGCATCGCTGCATACCTACCGTCCACTAAGGATGGGATAGATCTCTCGTTGTCAGAGTTGGAGAAGAGGATGAGTTCTTTGTTGATGAAGTCGTTGTAGGAGAGGTGTTTCGCCTGCGTGCCGTACAGGTATTGCTGAGTGGGATGATAAAAGAGATTCAGGGCTATGATGTTGCTATTGTCTATCAGCACCACATGGGAGAGCGGTGTCTACTTTGCATCAGCGACCGACAGCAACAGAGTCAATTACAGAACGCTGTTCCGTACAGGTATTGCTGTAGGATGAGAGAGATGAACAGCGCTGTGATGTTATCAGTGTCAGACCAGGCTATGATGGGATTCACATGGGGAAAGCAGCTGCTACTTTACATCAGTAATAAACAGTAGAGTCATTTTACTAAACGTCAACAACATAACTAGGCTGATTGGCGTGTTTTTGTGGAATATTTCCATTTCAATGCTTAGGATATGTGAGGAACACTGACAGCAGAAATCATCAGATGCTTGTGAATCAAAGGATCGAGCTAGAAGACTCTAAACAAGCTGTGCTACATCATGGTCCAAGTAACTCCCATAGTGGAGAGATGCCTGTTTGAAAAGACAGATCTGAAACAGTCTACGTCCTCTTCCTTTAATCAAACTCCAATATCCAACAGTCTCTCactgggtgcatctcaatagtctgttGCTTCCTCTCCACGCCTcttttccttcatctgcactgatgtgAATGATCTGGACAGTCTCTCACAGTGCAGATGGAACCTAGCACACTCGTGTGCTGAGTAaccactgtagagacctgaagaTGTACTCTATAGGAGGTATGCAAAACGTGTTATAGTGGCTGTATTTCAGCCTGCTTGAAATggtgaatggcacagatacacatgaaaacatgaaatgaccccgGGAATCGACAGAATATCACACAGAGATGCACAAAGACGTTATAACATTAAAAATGGGTGAATCTTTTCTTTAAGCAAGGTGGGCTAACAGTCTTCTGGCATGCAGGAGACCCAGGTTTCAACCCAGTCGGTCACACAGTCAGTCCCACTCACCTCTGGCAGGCCGTgcatcctcctctgtctcctgtcctccaTGAAGTTGGTGAGCCACTCCTTCCTGTCGTCAGTCTTCTTCTTACTGAACGCCTAGAGACAGGCAGCAATGGATAGATCACTGTCAGTCCCCCCTCCATTTGGTAAGGATTTCCCAAGCAGAGCACAGACAAATAAAAGTCCAAAACCATCTTGTGTGAGGTGATAGAAGGTTGGGTAATACATTTTGTGTGACGGCAAAACTAGCTTGATGAATATATTAGTCTAGCCATTTTTGAATTTAATTCCTAACTTTTCTAGCTATTTTGTGTATATTTAATGAGAAAGTATTGAAAGACCATGAGAGGGAAAAGGAGCGGGTGGTGTCCATGGTAAACCCACCAGTGTGATGGCAGCATCGTCCTCTGTCCCGGCGTATCTAAACATGATTCGGTGTTTCTCCATGTCTGCAAAGTACTCCTTGGCCTCCTTGCTTGTACTGGTACCCAAACCTGGAACACAAATAAACACTCAAACCTTTTTCACACTATTATGCCAACCCAAACTGTACTGAGCTGGCTCAGATATGTCCAGCATGgtccagcaactatggtggacGTATACTCATGCCAGCACAGAACAGTTTGGCTCGAATTGCCTCGGTAGTGTGAAACAGAATAGCTTGGTTAACAATAATGGTTAGTTTGGAGGATTATCCACATGTGATGAACAAACCTTTGTAGTACTTTATATGCCAGGTTTTAAAGTTGAGCGTCTGTTTCTTCCATTGGTCAAACTCTGGAATGCTGTAGAAAGCATGCTCCTGTTTATTCTTGTTCACCTGCAGGAAAGAGTTAAAAAGCAGCATTAGAACCATGCTTGCTAGCCTTAAGCCAAGCCAATCTAAACATTGTTTGAAGTCAGTTGACATAAGCTGCCATCGGCAGTCACGACTGTGTCATGTAGACAGTGTAGATTTCCAAACACTGAAGAGTTCGGGCCAAGGGGAAATGGAAGGGAGAAAATTGGGACCAGCTGTACCAATGTATGAGTCTTACTTTGACGATAGGTGTGATGAACTCCTCCAGGAAGGTGTGTTTGAGCAGGGATGGCCAGTTGTGATGGAAGAAATTGATGAGCAAACCCTTGATATGGGAGCCATCCTGATCCTGTCAGCAGATCATCAACACAAAGAAACATTCTATTAGGATGGATTGTTATGACCCAAGGGTACATCCAAAATgataccctattccatatatagtgcactacttttggagcACTACACCATACTATAATAGGAAATAGCACCCCATTTCAGATTAACCTTAAGAGCATGGATAATGAATGAAAGATGCTTTACGCTCATAGTTATTACAATTATTGATTATGATGATAATTGCAAGACATGCGTCAATTGAAGACGTCAGGCGTTGGTAGGATTGATTAAGTGTTAGAACCTGATCGGTCATGATCATGATCTTGCCGTAGCGTAAGGATCTCAGAGACTCTGGGTCTTCGTAGCTCTTCTTGTACTGCAGACCCACGATCTTGATGATGTTGTTGATCTCTGCGTTCTCCATGATCTGGTGGGATAGAGAAACATGGACGTGTCAGTGTTTCCCCTACCTGACTAAGGCAGGATGGGCCACCTTGGCTCTGGTGGACTCAACCAAAAAGAGTTTGGCTTCAGCTGATCTTAATAAAACAATTCTGTTGATCGGAATGGTCCTTGCGCCACTTTTGGGAAACGATCTATGTAAATCGCTTGAGTATTTATTTGTTTACAAGATTATTTATCATTTTGGTGTACGCTCGAGACATTAGTCATTTCGATTGTAATCCCTCATTCACAATCCCAGCCCAATCTAACCACTATCTAGACACTAACCTGACACTAACCTGTTTGTGTGTGGCCTCTCGTACGTTCAGAATTTTTCCTCGTAGTGGGAAGACACCATAACGATCTCGCCCAATGACACCAAGGCCGGAGACGGCCAAGGACTTGGCCGAGTCTCCCTCAGTCAGGAtcagagtgcattctgacgagtgtttaccacctgggggtgaagACGGAGGTAAGACGCGCAGTTCAGTGTGTGTTTAAACAATTTAGTGTTTCCCCTCATTTTTTATAAAAAAGGGGTGGGCCCAACAACCAAGCTCTGTTCCCCCATCCTAATTTAAAGTCTTCAACTAGTTTCAAAATAAATATTGGTAAAAGAGGCCCTCTTGGTAGATGTCTTACCGGCATCGTTGGCGTCGTCCAGCTTGGGGATGCCTTTAATCTTGCTGTACTTCACTGAAGAACACTTCTTGTTGAGTTGTGTCTGGGCCTTGAACTTCACCCAGTTCAGGATACTCTCCACGATACCACAGTTGGTTGCCTGCAGacaaaataaataattgaatATGATATATCATTGTTTAATATTCCAGGTAAACCGAGAACACAAGAAAGGACCTGGAACTGATTTTAGAGATCATATGATATCAATTCAATGTAAATAACTTGACTTTCTCTGTGAGGAAACAGTGTATGTGAAGAGTGAAAGCCCAACATCACATGTATACATTTAGGAGATAGTGATATTTCATTGTGGTAAAGAACAGCCATTTATGAAGAAGAATCTCCTTACTGCTCTGATGAACTTCTCAGACAGAGGACACTTAGAACCAAAGCTCTTGGTCTGGAGGGTCATGTTCTCCTTGGTCTGGGAGTCAAAGGTCGGGTTCTCGATCAACGCATTCACAAACACCCAGATGTGGTTCTTCACCTGAGTCAGACCAAAGTAAAGCACTAAGATTGTAGCTGAACGTTACATTAATTTGCTCTTATCCCAGTTCACTAACAATGGAATTACTAGTAACACTAttgtagtaacacaataataacaCATGAATAAGATGGTAATGAATAACCTGGAAGGGTTTGACTGAGACACCAGCTTTGTTCTTCTTCTTCACCACTTCTATCAGCTTGGCTACGATCTGGTCCACCACGTAATCAATGTGTCTGCCACCCTGAATGACACAAAACAAGCAGAGTAGTACATAAAACATGGCTGATGTGGTTGAAAGTCATACTACAACACGTGAATAGCATCAAAATGAACACACGTCCCAGTATATTTACACATACAAAACGCACTTCATTTCTGTCCATTATTCCTAGACTGGTCAAGTGGTAGTTTTCCAAATCAAAGGCTATAGTTCTGGTAATATAAGACTGTTTAAACAACGTAATTCCCTGGGGGGATGTTACCTTGGTGGTGGCGATACTGTTGACGAAGCTGATCTGTTGGAATCCCTTCTCACTCATGGTGAGACAGACCTCCCAGCGCTCGTTGACCGACTCGTTGACCACCTTCAGGGCCACGCCCACCTCGTCCAGCTTGTCCTTCACGTACAGGTCCACATAGCTGCGGAACCCTGTCACCTGGGAGGAGGGAAAGGACAGGTGAGAAGAGCCTAAACTGGGTTTGGATTGTGGCTCCGGTTCTGGAAAGGTTATTAGCAAATGCCACTGTATTGaaacaggtgtagtgaaatgagCCGTTTTATTTCATTTCAAAATGTTTCGCCCAGGGTCTTCCAAGACTTGGCACCTTATGTACAGcatgtattctgtgtatatgggACAGCCCATCTTACTATGTGTGGTTAAATGGGGGGGGGCTTACAGGGAGTTTCTTCCCGTTGAGCATGACTTTGACGCCCTTGCAGGACCCAGCAATGTCATAGGCCCTCTTGGTGAGCAGAGCCACGATGTCCTTGTCCAGCTTCTCCATCTTGAACTTGGACAGGTCCGGCTGGAAGGTCACGCACGTGAAGTCGTCCCCGTCAAAGAACTTGATCTTGGGGTCGCTCGTCTTCCCCATGTTGTTCTGCCAAGTCTagggagggagaaaaagggggagagagattgtCATGAAATGTACTACATTCTTCACATGTTAAGGAAACTAGAATGAATCATGAGATTGTATTGTGAAATTCCATCAAAGAGTTAATAAAAAGCCTTGTGAAACTGATTGAACAAACTATTTTGCTGAGTCATTTCACTGAAAGTGACAATTGTAGGACAAACCACCTGGTTTATGAGAAATTACAGAAATCCCCCAAAACTATGTAGAATCCTACAATATCAACGTAGAATCCTGTGAGACCACACCTGACAGTGAGAATCAACTCATACTCACCACCTCACATGTTTACAAGTCACATACTGTACACCTACAAAACATCAACTGGTGCTCAGCTGTTTGAAGAATGCTCTTTTCAAGGTTGACTGAACAACAAATCTCAATCACGCTGTGCTTTCTCGTTGTGTGTACCTGTTTGAAGCTGTGTTTGTACTCCTTGCAGGCGGTTTCCACTGTGAACTTTGTGCTGAAGATGTTGCAGAGTTTAGCGCCGTACCCGTTCCTTCCACctaggaggagaacagagggaagacGTGCTTTCATCCGTGGAGAGATTGACCTACAGTCATTCACTAACTCCCATGTAGTGTTACTAAGCACTGCAAGGGGAACTACAAAACTATTCAGCTATTCCGTAGCTAAACATTTCAGGTTAGACGTTCTGTCTAAAGCTTTATCGAAACCATATGAAATGTGATTACATAAAGGGTCAAAGAATAATGAATAAATGAATTAGATTCTTATTTTCAGAGtgatttttttccacctgtgacTTTCTTCTGCTCGTCGTCGTAGTTACTGGAGGTGAGGAGGTGTCCGAAGATGAGAGCGGGAACGTACATCTTCTCATCTTTGTGTTCCACCACCGGGATGCCTTTACCATTGTTCCAGATGGTGATGGTGTTGGACTCactgaaggaagagaggaggaggatgaactTAGGAATAAACAGATGGAAGAACTTCACAGGACAGCCAGAATCAGCTGTACTAACCTTTACATTAACATCGAAAATAAAATatttgtaaataaaaaaaaaaacaagattaAGATGTAAAATTATATTTAGTTCAATAAACATAAATCTAGCCAGAGCTTTCTGACATGTAAACATCAACATTTTTCAATACTGCAACTAATCCCCATTTGCCAAACCAGTGGATTTAGGGCTGTGATTTTAAACATACTGTAGAGCAACACAGCAAAACGAAATAAGCCCAA
This genomic interval from Salmo salar chromosome ssa27, Ssal_v3.1, whole genome shotgun sequence contains the following:
- the LOC106588671 gene encoding DNA topoisomerase 2-beta isoform X1, with the protein product MSNGAAGSGGLTWVTLFDKKNAAKKREEEAAAAAAAANGRGDGGKAEGGGGGAKKKGGDKMSVERVYQKKTQLEHILLRPDTYIGSVEPVTQQMWVFDEDLGMNLREITYVPGLYKIFDEILVNAADNKQRDKNMSTIKISIDPESNTITIWNNGKGIPVVEHKDEKMYVPALIFGHLLTSSNYDDEQKKVTGGRNGYGAKLCNIFSTKFTVETACKEYKHSFKQTWQNNMGKTSDPKIKFFDGDDFTCVTFQPDLSKFKMEKLDKDIVALLTKRAYDIAGSCKGVKVMLNGKKLPVTGFRSYVDLYVKDKLDEVGVALKVVNESVNERWEVCLTMSEKGFQQISFVNSIATTKGGRHIDYVVDQIVAKLIEVVKKKNKAGVSVKPFQVKNHIWVFVNALIENPTFDSQTKENMTLQTKSFGSKCPLSEKFIRAATNCGIVESILNWVKFKAQTQLNKKCSSVKYSKIKGIPKLDDANDAGGKHSSECTLILTEGDSAKSLAVSGLGVIGRDRYGVFPLRGKILNVREATHKQIMENAEINNIIKIVGLQYKKSYEDPESLRSLRYGKIMIMTDQDQDGSHIKGLLINFFHHNWPSLLKHTFLEEFITPIVKVNKNKQEHAFYSIPEFDQWKKQTLNFKTWHIKYYKGLGTSTSKEAKEYFADMEKHRIMFRYAGTEDDAAITLAFSKKKTDDRKEWLTNFMEDRRQRRMHGLPEQYLYGTQAKHLSYNDFINKELILFSNSDNERSIPSLVDGLKPGQRKVLFTCMKRNDKREVKVAQLAGSVAEMSAYHHGEQSLLMTIVNLAQNFVGSNNVNILQPLGQFGTRINGGKDAASPRYIFTMLSPLAKMLFPAVDSSLLKFLFDDNQKVEPEWYIPILPLVLVNGAEGIGTGWACKIPNYDHREIVNNLYRMLNMQDPLPMLPSYKNFKGVIHELGQNQYMVSGEISVLDKNTIEITELPVRTWTQAYKESVLEPMLQGTEKTPALINDYKEYHTDQTVKFVVRMSEEKLAQAEAAGLHKVFKLQSSLTCNSMVLFDHMGCLKRYDSVQDILKEFFELRLNYYKLRKDWLVGSLGAEASKLSNQARFVLEKIEGKITIENKSKRELIRMLAQKGFESDPVAAWTKAQEKALEEDDRDGNNSDSSVDSGSSSGPNFNYILNMPLWCLSKEKVDELLRQRDIKKGELNELQRKSPEDLWKEDLAVFIEELDKIEAQEQADICAGKGTKLVKGKVGKPKVKKLHLEETLPSLYGRRVVPTITQAMKTDASKKMTKKKKGDADLVMKLEFDDEMGVLGSDGGTGENSLNSSSNTPAPTPAKPKAPRVKREKKEPGTPRARKPPTPKGSSGKKVKKRNPWSEDESKSESDLEDSEPVVIPRDTKSQRASAAKPKYTFDFSEEEDGGEEEEDDEDAASSPVRPCKDDFTASSETKDRYNDHSDEDDEDIFPPPKQATTTVSPAKKKEPESIFSSSKSAFSSEKSNDSDDLKLDSDEEDKAFSSFPSSSAFDKPVPAKKGQEAARSQQDAQYSAEKLSDAAPKPRKAPAPKTPPKQKLDTSVWDSDSDTGSKKPSPALKGKSGGRKRKQSGSEEDDFSPKKTPGKSPKTPASRKPSKKAAVTPPPMSDDDDDVDSNRFSQSSVASRERPGRGRAKKEVKYFAESGSDDDQYDMFD